TATATTTAATACCTTCTTCTTCAATAATAAACCTATCTGGTGGATTTTCACCATATAATAATCCCGTATTTCTATCTAAATTCTCTTGAGAAGAAGTTTCAAAATCACTTCTTTCATATATACCTTTTATATCTTCTTTAAAAACTCTAATTAATGCACTTAATATTTCACTTTTCTTATTTTCAACACCCTTATTTCTAAATTGAACAACCAAAAATTTTTCATACTTATCTATAATCAATCCAGGAATTCCATCAGCTTCTGCATGAAAGAATCTATATGAATTGCCAAAATTCGTTCTTATTTTTAGTGCTTTAAAAAATTTTTTATAAAAAAAATCTTCATTTATATCTTCATCATTTAAAGATAATATTTTTACAGTAATATTAGATGATTTTGAAAATATTCCTTTACCTATAAACTCAAAATTTGATGAAAATACATTACAAATTTCACCATCTTTTTTTTCACCAGTTATTTCAAAAATTTCATCTTTAAAAATCCATAAATAACCATTTTTTATCTTTTTTTCTTTGTCTTTCTTTAATTTAACTATAATCATAAGTCGTCTTGCACATCCAATCTATATTTTATTATTTCCTCTTCTTTAAAAAATATTTTTAATTCTCTTTCAGCATTTTCAGGCGAATCTGAAGCATGTACAATATTTTTTGTAATGCTCATCCCAAATTCTCCTCTAATACTACCTGGAGATGCTTTTAATGGATCTGTATTTCCAATAATATGTCTTACCATATCTATAACTCTAGGTCCTTCTAAAACCATAACTACAATTGGGCCAGATAAAATGAATTTTAATAAATCCTCATAAAATGGTTTTCCCTTATGCTCTTTATACAATTCTTCTGCTTGTTCTTTAGTTGGACAAATCATTTTCATTGCAACTATTTTTATTCCTCTTCTTTCTAATCTGCTTATAACTTCTCCAACAAGTCCTCTTCTAACTGTATTTGGTTTTAGAAACAAAAATTCTCTTTCCATTATAATTCCCCCTTTAAAATTCCATCCTCTAAAAGTATTTTGTTATCACAATAATTAAATAATTCATTTTCATGAGAAACAACTACTACAGTTTTATCTAATGAAACTATTTTTTTAAATAATTCGAAAACAATCAGCTTATTTCCCATATCCAAACTTCCTGTAGGTTCATCAGCTAATATTAATTTAACATCCCCAACAACAGCTCTTAATATACTTGCTCTTTGTTTTTCGCCACCAGATAATTCATGTGGATATTTATTTAATAGTTTTTCAATACCTAAAATCTCAGAAATATTTTTTATTTCATTTATATTATATTCTTTCTTTCTAATATATTGGGCTAATTTAGCATTCTCTAAAATAGTTAATTCATTTATCAAATTAAAAAATTGAAATACAAATCCTATACTAGTTTTTTCAACATTGTAATTTATTTTACCAGAATCAGGTTTTAACAATTTTCCCATAATAAATAATAATGTACTTTTACCACTTCCTGAATGTCCATATATACCATAATACTTATTTAATTGAATTCTTAAAGAGATATCTTTCAAAACATTATTTTTTTTATCATATGAAAAATAAATATTTTCCATCTCAATTAAATTATTCACTATGTAACACCTCTATTGGATCAAAGGACAAAAGTTTTCTTGATGAAAAATAAGAGAAAACAAACGATAATGTAATAATAAAAATAAAACTCAAAAGAATATCATTTAGAGAAATATAAAAAGGAATACTATCAATATAAAAAACTCCAGATGGAAGTTTTATATCTATAATTTTTAATATCCATATCGTAAATAAAGCAAATATAGAACCACTAAAAAATCCTAATAATGCTATTAATAGACTTTCTAATATAAAGACCATAGATATTTTAAATTTTTTCATTCCCATTGAATATAAAATACCTATTTCTTTTTTTCTTACAAAAATAGAATACATTACTGAATTTGAAATGCTAAATCCACTCATTAAAACAACAAAAAAAGTTATTATCATTGCAAAATAAGAATCGATCTCAACGGCTTTTGCAAAATTCTCATTTTGTTCTTCCCATGTAGAGGACAAATAATTTTTTAAATATAATACTTTTACTTTCTTTGCATTTTTAGGATTATTTAAATATATACCCGTATAAAATAATTTATCATTAGATTTGTTTACCATAAACGAAGAGTCAATTATATAAATCCCTGAATGAAATATACCAGAAATTTTGATATTTTTTAATTTTATTTTATCTGAGTTATCTGTATAAAATAAATTTATAGAATCCCCTGGATTTATATTTAAACTTTCAGCCATTACACTTCCAATTATAGCCCCTTTTGTATCTCCTTTTATAATTAAATCTTTATAATAATCTAAATCATTGACTTCCCAATATGATACACTTACCCTTTTATTATCTTTATTAAAAAATCCTTGATATGTAGAATAATATATTTTATATTTTTCACCATCAATATTTTCATTAAAATTATCATAAACAATTACATGTGGATAAAAAGAAGTAATAGAATCTATTAATACCTTATCAAAACCTTTAATAACAGAAATAACAACTATCATTCCCCATACACCAATAAATATAGATAGAAAAGGGAATAAGAAATGTTTTTTATTTTTTTTAAAAAATCCTTTTACCAATAACAAAATTTCTTTCATGAATTACTCCCCACTAAAATTATTGCGTCAGAATTTAAAGTATTATAATAATTCTCACTTAAAAATCTTATGATAGAAAAATATAAATCTTTATCTTCAACTATCTCAAATGCTATTTTGCTATATCTATTTTTTAATTCATCAAAAATCTTTTTTTCATTGATTTTATCTTTTATTATTACATATGATTTATTATGCTTAATACCATCAATATTAGGTAAAACATCAACAATTTCAATTAAATATCCAGATGAATTTTTCCATCTATTTCTAGTAACAGTATAAAAGCTCAAATTAAATTTTTCCATATTATTAATAAATGTAATCCATATCTTTTTTTCTTCTTTAGGTTCTTCAAAATTAACTAAATACTCGTTCATGTATTTAATCTTTGTATTATCAACTTTTACATAATCACCAACAACTTCAACAGGTAATGATAAAAAGCTAATATTTGCATTTTTTGCAACTAAAAACAAAGAAAATAATTTTTTATAATCAAATGAATTTATTGTTCTATCTAAAACCTTTTGTATAGAATATAATACTTTTGAAAATCCTGAGTTTTTGGCTGAATTCATTAATGCAAATAAAACATCTTTTTGACGCTGAATTCTTCCTAAATCACCTAATGCATCATGTCTAAATCTTGCATAATATAAAAGTTCCTCACCATTTAAATAATTATATCCTTGCTTAAAATCTATATGTAAATTTTGATGAAAATCTTCATAATACATATCTTTAGGTACATATATTTTTACAGGAGCATATATATCCCCTATTTCTTTAAAAAGACTATAATCAAAAATCAAATAATCAGAAATTTTTACTTTAGCTATATTCTGTATAATTTCTTTTAATTTTTCTATGCCGTATTTAACATATACAGCATTAATTCGTATCGTTTCATTATCAACATTAACTAATAAATCTCTAGGTATTGGCAATACTAAAATTTTATTTTTTTTCTCGCTAACACTTACCAATAATATTGAATCCGTTCTAGATACTTTTTCATTTACATCAGTTGTATCCATACCCAATACTAAAAAATAATATGGATCATCTATTTTATCCATTTTTCCAAAAATATTTAAAAACGGATAAAACATTGATACTATTATTAGTGCCGAAAATAATATACCAAAAGTATACATCAAAAATTTCATTAGATCACTCCAGAATTGTTTTTAACGTTTCTAAAGTAGTATTATCAATGTAATTTCTTTCTATTTGTTTTTTTAAATCAGGAACATTAATACTTACTGGTTTAGAAAGTAATGTTTTTATTACTAATTTATCATAACTTGTTATAGAATAATTTGAAAATGCTTCTAAGAAAGCAAATGCTCCATTAAATGATAAATTTGTATTACCATATTTTCTTACTGATTCTACTAATTTATTTGCTGTTAAAATATCTAATATACCTGATTTTCTTATTTTTAAATAATTAAATAGATCATCAATATTATTTCCAGTACCTTTAATATTTGTCATAACCTCAGGAATATTATCTTCTTTTAATATAAAATGATATTTTATAGTTGATGGATCAATATCAAACATCTGTTCAAAATTAGTTAAAGCTTCTTCCGGATTTAAAGAATCGATATATAGTCCTTTATCTGAATAATATATGTTATCTGGGCTTTTTAAAATAAATATTTTTCTCGATTGATTTTTAATTCTAACAAAATACAATTGTGTATCTTTTTTTGTTTCATATGTTATTAAATAACTAACAGCCTCTGCTGTCATTTCTGTAGTATTCTTCAAATTATTATAATAATAAAATAGTCCTCCTACAGCTCCTATTATAATAATTACTATTAATATCAATATCCATTTTCCTGATGAGCTTCTGCTACCTCCAACTTGTATTCTTGCCACTTAATACACCTCCAAATTATTATATTAATTAATATTTCAAAATATAATTCCAAGCTTCTATTGTATCTTGTAATAAATAATGTTCTTTATTTAAAGCATATATAATTTTATTTTTTAGTATTTCCTTATACGCTAAATCTATACTTATATTAGCTATATTTCTAAAATATTCTACATTTTCATAATTTCTTGTAGGTTCAATTGAATCTGATATAAAAAGAATTTTACCAATATTATTAAAATATTTGTATCCACTAGTATGATAATATATAGCTTCATATATATCATCTGGAATATCATATTCTCTTTTTAAATATTCTGCTGCTATTTTTCCATGCAATAAAATTGGATTTTTTTCTTCTACATAAGATATATCTATATTATATACTTTTGCTATCTTTAAAAATTTATAAGGTTTCACATCTCTAAATAAATCATGCCCTAACGCTGCAATTTCTGCTTTTAATTCATCTTCATTATATTTTTCTGCCAATATTTTAGCAGTATATGCTACTCCCATTATATGTTTTAATCTATATTCTGTATTTAATCTTTTTATTATTTCTCTTAAATGTATAACTATTTCTTCCAGAAAAATCACCTCATAATATTTCGTATTCAGAACTTAATATTCTTAAACCAAAGTTGTACTCAATTTCATTTTCTACTTTTTCATAAAAAGACAAAAGATAGTCTTTATCCTTTGATAATGTTGCTAAAGTAAATTCAAATATTTTTTTATTATCATTAAACCCACTTTCAACAACTGATATATTATATTTTTTTCTTAAATCATTTAAAACTTTTTTTACAATACTCCTTTTTTCTTTTAATGATTTAATATTAAATAATTCTACTTGATATGTTACCAATAATACTTTCATTACATCACCATTTTTTATATTCAATCTTATCAATTAAATATTCTTCATATCTAGCCATTATGAATAATAAATCTGATAATCTGTTTACATATTTTAATAAATGCTCAGATATTTTTTCTATTTTCGATAAAGTTACTATTCTTCTTTCTGCTCTTCTAGCTATAGTTCTACAAATATCTAATTTTGCAGATTCTATAGTGCTTCCTGTAATAACAAAACCAGTTAAATTCATTTTACTTTCAAAATTTTTCACATATTCTGTTATTCTTTCAACATCTGAACTTTCTATAGGTTTAATATATGTTTTATCTTTTGAAGCTAATTCTCCTGCTACTTTAAATAAATCATTTTGTACTTCATTAATAATATTTTTTACTTCATATGATTTAACATAGTGTTTTGCTTCACCTAAAAATGAATTTAGTTCATCTATTGTTCCATATGATTCTACTCTTATATCATCTTTAGAAACTCTTTCTCCAGACCATAAACTTGTATTACCTTTGTCTCCTCCACCTGTACTTATTGACATTTTCTTCCTCCTCAAATTTATCTTCAAAAATATTATACCATTTTAAATGTGAAATTTTAAGTACTTTAAAAAAAATGGTTGCCAAAAAGGCAACCATTATATTATTCTTGTTCTGATTTTTCTCTTTCTCTTTCTTGAATTATCTTTTGTTGAATATCTGGTGTTACTTCTTGATATGTTGAGAATTTCATTGTAAAATATCCCTTACCACTTGTAATTGAACTTAATCTAGGTGAGAAGTCTAACATTTCTGCTAGAGGAACTTCTGCTTCTATTTTATCCATACCTCTACCTACAGATTGCATTCCCATTGGTCTTCCTCTTTTTGCAGATATTTCTCCCATAACATCTCCTGTATATTCTGTAGGAGTATAAACTTCAACCTTCATTACAGGTTCCAAAATAACAGGATTTGCATTTTTCATTCCATCTTTAAATGCTTGTCTAGCAGCAATTTGGAATGCTATATCTGATGAATCAACATCATGATAAGAACCATCAAATAACGTAACTTTAATATCTACAACAGGGTATTCTGCAACTACACCTTTTTTCATAGCTTCTTTTATACCTTTATCAACTGAAGGAATAAAGTTTCTAGGAATAACTCCACCAACTATTTTATCAACAAACTCATATCCTTCACCACGTGGTAATGGTTCTAATTCTATTTTAACATGACCATATTGTCCGTGACCACCTGTTTGTTTTTTATGTTTATACTCAGCTACAACCTTTCTTCTAATTGTTTCTCTATATGCTATTTTTGGTTTTCCAACCTCTACATTTACCTTAAATGTTTTCTTTAATCTTTCAATCATAATTTCTAAATGTGTAGTTCCTAAACCGGAAATAATTGTTTCTCCTGTTTCTGGATCAAATTCCCAACTAAATGTAGGATCTGATTCTTGTAATTTTGATAATGCATTGTTAACTTTATCTATCTCATTCTTAGAAGCTGTTTTTACTGATTTTGAAATCATTGGTTCTGGAAATTCTGGATATTTTACTTTAATTAATCTTGATGGATGAGCAACAGTATCATTTATTTTACTTTTTTTCAATTTAGGAACAACTATAATATCTCCAACTCCAGCTTCATTAACTTCTTCTCTATCATTATATCTAGGAATATATATGTGAGCAACCTTTTCATTTGAATCTTCTTGAACCTCTACAAATGAATCTCCAGGTTTTATTTTACCTGCTAATACTCTAATATATGTTAATTTACCAACAAATGGATCAACTGCATTTTTTACAACTAAACCTACAAATGGTTCTTCTTCTTTAGGTGAAATAACATATTCTTTTCCTTCGAGTTCACCAACGAATTCTCTTTCATCAGGATGCATACCTACTAATCTCAATGCTTCAAAAAATCTGTCTATACCTATATTCATTTCTGCTGAACCGATTAATATAGGAACTATTTCATCTTCTTCAAAAGCTAAATGTAATGCATTAAATACATTTTCAGGATTTAATGCTTCTTCACCTTGTTCAAGATATTTTTCCATTAAATTTTCATTTGTTTCTACAATATCTTCAATTAATTCTTGGTGATAAGCTTCGTAATATTCCTTGGCCTCTTCGGGTACTACGTCTAATTTTTTATCTTTTCCGCTTTTATCTTTTTCATATTCAAATGCTTCATGAGTGATTAAATTAACAATACCTCTAAAATCTGGACCTTCACCAATAGGAACTTGTAGAGGAACAACCTTTACTCCATCTTCAAATGTTTCTTTAATTGAAGTAACTAATTCACCAAAATTTACTCCTTCTTTATCCATTTGAGTTATAAATATAAATACTGGTTTTTTATTTTCTCTTGCTATTTTCCATATTCTTTCTGTAGTAACTTCTACTCCTGCAGATGCATTAATTACTAATACTACATTATCAACTGCATTTATAGCAACATCTATATCTCCTAAAAAATCTGCCATACCAGGAGTATCAAAGAAATAAACTCTTGTATCTTTATAATCAACTGTTGCTACATGATTAGAAAATGATGCACCTTTTTCTTTTTCAATTTCTTCTGAATCTAAATATCTTTGGCCAATTCTATCGGCTCCACAATAATTATTTAAAATAGCATCCATTAATGTGGTTTTACCACAGCCATGATGGCCAAAGAGCCCCACTATCCTTTTTTTGTCTATATTTGCCATATACTACACCCCCACTGTTAGAATATCTATTTTTTCTTAAAAACTCCTAGGAATACAGGAATTCTATTTCTCCAATTTTCAGATCTATAATTTAAAAACTTTCCGTTATAATAAAATAATGATGAACTTCCCCCATCAAGCATCATAGCTTGTTTTATATTACCTATCTTTTCTAATAATAATTGTGCTTCGTCATAATTTATACCTGGGTTTGACTCCATGTATCCATCAACTACTATAAATAATACCATATTTTCATTATCAATTGCAACTATTGTTCTAGGTGTTTTTCGGCTAATAATGCTAGATGAATAGGATAATTTCTCTTCTTTTAGCGCTTCTTGCATTAGATCGTCTGTTAATAATAATGGTCCGCCTTCAACCATTTCTTTAATAGCAATGTTTTGATTAATATCTATATCAAAAATTACTTCTTCTCCTTCTTCTAAATCTGGAATATACTTTAAATACTTTCTTTCAATTAATAATAATTTTTGATCATTTATAGGTTTTTCTTTACCTATTTTTATTATGTAACTATTTTCTATTAATAAAAAGAGATAATCATTTTCACTTTCTTTTATTTCACCTTTATACTCTGAAGTATATAATTTTACATCACCTTTCCATGCTGTATTAATTGCTTTAATCCAAAAAGGTACCTCTTTTATATAAATTTTATACTCCATTACTACATTTTTTATATATGGATTACCATATTGATCTAATATAAAACTTGGCCTATAATACGGTGAAATATGTTGAATCTTGCCATTAGATATTATTTTACCTATTGGTTCAACTAAAGATACATCAAAATATCCTGCATTAATTGCTAATATAGGGTTTAATTCATTTAAAAATTCCTCTGCATCCTTCGTAGCACCTAAATTATTAAAAACAATTTTGATTTCTAATTCTTTTGGATTAATTCTAGCAATATGTACAGGAATTATTCTCCCATTTAAATCTACCATCTTATTTTCAACTTTTAATAATTCTGTATCAATAGTTGTTGATTCCTCTTTTAATGATTGTTCTTTTAATGATTGTTCTTTTTTTATTTCATTTAATTTCTCTTCTAATGGTGATGCTTTTGGTGTTTCTACATTTTCTACAGTATTTTGTGGTTCAGAATTTTCTGGAGTTTGAACTACTTCTTCATTATTAGATATTTTATTCTCATTTAAATTTAGAATTATATTTCTATTTGAAATAGTTAAATCATAATTATTCAAATTCTTTATTTTATACTTAACTACATTATCTGAAACTATAAAAAAATCTATATCCTGAGGAACAGGATATTCGTTAATAGCTGGATATATAACTATTCCATCGTTTTCTATCTTTATCATATTTTCATTAATAATATGACTTAAAGAAAATATAATCTTATTAAATGAAAATTCTATTTTTATTATTCTGGGAACACTTCTATATATAAATGTATTATCTAGTTTGAATGATTTAAAATTATAAAAATCAGATATTGCATCTATTAAAACATATAATTTTTCATTTTTCTCAAAAACAGCAGAAGAGTATGACTTATTAATATTAAAATTTATTCTAGCTGTTCCTTTAATTAAATCAAGTTCCAATATATCATTATTTTCAGGATTAGATATATATATAATATTTTTAGATGGATATTTTCTTAAATTAAAATATTCAGCAAATTGTTCAATATCTATATATAATTTTTCTGATAAATTAATGCTATTAAATTCTATGGGCTCTTTTGTTATATCGATAAAATACACCCCTGAAAATGATAATATGTTAATCAAAAAAAAGACAGCTATAAATATCCTTTTATACATTATTTACCTCCTACTATTCTTTCATGTATTAATTTCATCTTTTCTTCTTTTGGAGGTACATCTGTTATTTCATATGCTTCTTTTAATAAGTTTATAGCTTCTTCAACATTGCTTTTTTCAGAAACATATAATTCTGCTATTACATCACCCTTATTTACTTTGACACCTAATTTCTTAAATACTTTTAATCCCACTGAAAAATCAATTTCATCTTCTTTGGTTTTTCTTCCTGCACCTAAAACCATTGAAGCAATTCCAACCTTTTCAGTATCTATGTGAGAAACATAACCATCTTTTTCTGCTTTAAATTCAATAATATTATTTGATATTGGTAAAATATTTGGATTATCTATAACTCTTTCGTCTCCACCTTGAGCTTTTATCCACTTTCTCATAACTTCTAATGCTTTACCATTTTTTATATTTTCTCTTAAAACATTTTTAGCTTCCTCATATGTATATAATCCAGATAAATATAACATATTAGAACCTAACTCTATACATAATTCTGTAAAATCTTCAGGGCCATTACCCTTTAATGTTTCAATAGCTTCTAAAACTTCTAATGAATTTCCTACTGCTTCACCTAAAGGTTGATCCATATTTGTAACTATTGCTATTATTTTTCTATTATTTAATTCTGCTATTTCCACCATAGATTTTGCTAGTTTTATTGCATCTTCGA
Above is a genomic segment from Marinitoga litoralis containing:
- the ndk gene encoding nucleoside-diphosphate kinase, with amino-acid sequence MEREFLFLKPNTVRRGLVGEVISRLERRGIKIVAMKMICPTKEQAEELYKEHKGKPFYEDLLKFILSGPIVVMVLEGPRVIDMVRHIIGNTDPLKASPGSIRGEFGMSITKNIVHASDSPENAERELKIFFKEEEIIKYRLDVQDDL
- a CDS encoding ATP-binding cassette domain-containing protein, with product MNNLIEMENIYFSYDKKNNVLKDISLRIQLNKYYGIYGHSGSGKSTLLFIMGKLLKPDSGKINYNVEKTSIGFVFQFFNLINELTILENAKLAQYIRKKEYNINEIKNISEILGIEKLLNKYPHELSGGEKQRASILRAVVGDVKLILADEPTGSLDMGNKLIVFELFKKIVSLDKTVVVVSHENELFNYCDNKILLEDGILKGEL
- a CDS encoding ABC transporter permease translates to MKEILLLVKGFFKKNKKHFLFPFLSIFIGVWGMIVVISVIKGFDKVLIDSITSFYPHVIVYDNFNENIDGEKYKIYYSTYQGFFNKDNKRVSVSYWEVNDLDYYKDLIIKGDTKGAIIGSVMAESLNINPGDSINLFYTDNSDKIKLKNIKISGIFHSGIYIIDSSFMVNKSNDKLFYTGIYLNNPKNAKKVKVLYLKNYLSSTWEEQNENFAKAVEIDSYFAMIITFFVVLMSGFSISNSVMYSIFVRKKEIGILYSMGMKKFKISMVFILESLLIALLGFFSGSIFALFTIWILKIIDIKLPSGVFYIDSIPFYISLNDILLSFIFIITLSFVFSYFSSRKLLSFDPIEVLHSE
- a CDS encoding LCP family protein, which codes for MKFLMYTFGILFSALIIVSMFYPFLNIFGKMDKIDDPYYFLVLGMDTTDVNEKVSRTDSILLVSVSEKKNKILVLPIPRDLLVNVDNETIRINAVYVKYGIEKLKEIIQNIAKVKISDYLIFDYSLFKEIGDIYAPVKIYVPKDMYYEDFHQNLHIDFKQGYNYLNGEELLYYARFRHDALGDLGRIQRQKDVLFALMNSAKNSGFSKVLYSIQKVLDRTINSFDYKKLFSLFLVAKNANISFLSLPVEVVGDYVKVDNTKIKYMNEYLVNFEEPKEEKKIWITFINNMEKFNLSFYTVTRNRWKNSSGYLIEIVDVLPNIDGIKHNKSYVIIKDKINEKKIFDELKNRYSKIAFEIVEDKDLYFSIIRFLSENYYNTLNSDAIILVGSNS
- the yqeK gene encoding bis(5'-nucleosyl)-tetraphosphatase (symmetrical) YqeK — translated: MIFLEEIVIHLREIIKRLNTEYRLKHIMGVAYTAKILAEKYNEDELKAEIAALGHDLFRDVKPYKFLKIAKVYNIDISYVEEKNPILLHGKIAAEYLKREYDIPDDIYEAIYYHTSGYKYFNNIGKILFISDSIEPTRNYENVEYFRNIANISIDLAYKEILKNKIIYALNKEHYLLQDTIEAWNYILKY
- a CDS encoding DUF503 domain-containing protein, with product MIRLNIKNGDVMKVLLVTYQVELFNIKSLKEKRSIVKKVLNDLRKKYNISVVESGFNDNKKIFEFTLATLSKDKDYLLSFYEKVENEIEYNFGLRILSSEYEIL
- a CDS encoding cob(I)yrinic acid a,c-diamide adenosyltransferase, which produces MSISTGGGDKGNTSLWSGERVSKDDIRVESYGTIDELNSFLGEAKHYVKSYEVKNIINEVQNDLFKVAGELASKDKTYIKPIESSDVERITEYVKNFESKMNLTGFVITGSTIESAKLDICRTIARRAERRIVTLSKIEKISEHLLKYVNRLSDLLFIMARYEEYLIDKIEYKKW
- the fusA gene encoding elongation factor G, which gives rise to MANIDKKRIVGLFGHHGCGKTTLMDAILNNYCGADRIGQRYLDSEEIEKEKGASFSNHVATVDYKDTRVYFFDTPGMADFLGDIDVAINAVDNVVLVINASAGVEVTTERIWKIARENKKPVFIFITQMDKEGVNFGELVTSIKETFEDGVKVVPLQVPIGEGPDFRGIVNLITHEAFEYEKDKSGKDKKLDVVPEEAKEYYEAYHQELIEDIVETNENLMEKYLEQGEEALNPENVFNALHLAFEEDEIVPILIGSAEMNIGIDRFFEALRLVGMHPDEREFVGELEGKEYVISPKEEEPFVGLVVKNAVDPFVGKLTYIRVLAGKIKPGDSFVEVQEDSNEKVAHIYIPRYNDREEVNEAGVGDIIVVPKLKKSKINDTVAHPSRLIKVKYPEFPEPMISKSVKTASKNEIDKVNNALSKLQESDPTFSWEFDPETGETIISGLGTTHLEIMIERLKKTFKVNVEVGKPKIAYRETIRRKVVAEYKHKKQTGGHGQYGHVKIELEPLPRGEGYEFVDKIVGGVIPRNFIPSVDKGIKEAMKKGVVAEYPVVDIKVTLFDGSYHDVDSSDIAFQIAARQAFKDGMKNANPVILEPVMKVEVYTPTEYTGDVMGEISAKRGRPMGMQSVGRGMDKIEAEVPLAEMLDFSPRLSSITSGKGYFTMKFSTYQEVTPDIQQKIIQEREREKSEQE
- a CDS encoding phosphodiester glycosidase family protein — its product is MYKRIFIAVFFLINILSFSGVYFIDITKEPIEFNSINLSEKLYIDIEQFAEYFNLRKYPSKNIIYISNPENNDILELDLIKGTARINFNINKSYSSAVFEKNEKLYVLIDAISDFYNFKSFKLDNTFIYRSVPRIIKIEFSFNKIIFSLSHIINENMIKIENDGIVIYPAINEYPVPQDIDFFIVSDNVVKYKIKNLNNYDLTISNRNIILNLNENKISNNEEVVQTPENSEPQNTVENVETPKASPLEEKLNEIKKEQSLKEQSLKEESTTIDTELLKVENKMVDLNGRIIPVHIARINPKELEIKIVFNNLGATKDAEEFLNELNPILAINAGYFDVSLVEPIGKIISNGKIQHISPYYRPSFILDQYGNPYIKNVVMEYKIYIKEVPFWIKAINTAWKGDVKLYTSEYKGEIKESENDYLFLLIENSYIIKIGKEKPINDQKLLLIERKYLKYIPDLEEGEEVIFDIDINQNIAIKEMVEGGPLLLTDDLMQEALKEEKLSYSSSIISRKTPRTIVAIDNENMVLFIVVDGYMESNPGINYDEAQLLLEKIGNIKQAMMLDGGSSSLFYYNGKFLNYRSENWRNRIPVFLGVFKKK
- a CDS encoding pyrimidine-nucleoside phosphorylase yields the protein MRPVDIIHKKRNGGINTKEEIEYMINGYVNGNIPDYQVSAWLMAIFFNGMTKEERYYLTMTMRDSGDIIDLSGIEGVKIDKHSTGGVGDKTTLAVGPLVASAGLKVSKLSGRGLGHTGGTIDKLESIPGFKTAISKEEFFKIANEVGMVVAGQTGNIAPADKKLYALRDVTDTVDEISLISASIMSKKLAVNSDGIVLDVKTGSGAFMKNIEDAIKLAKSMVEIAELNNRKIIAIVTNMDQPLGEAVGNSLEVLEAIETLKGNGPEDFTELCIELGSNMLYLSGLYTYEEAKNVLRENIKNGKALEVMRKWIKAQGGDERVIDNPNILPISNNIIEFKAEKDGYVSHIDTEKVGIASMVLGAGRKTKEDEIDFSVGLKVFKKLGVKVNKGDVIAELYVSEKSNVEEAINLLKEAYEITDVPPKEEKMKLIHERIVGGK